Proteins from a genomic interval of Pseudodesulfovibrio nedwellii:
- a CDS encoding NUDIX hydrolase yields the protein MVKIRPCPHCGEEIEVYRNPTPTVDVVILMSSAEGDGVVLVERKNPPLGWALPGGFVDYGESCEDAAIREMKEETGLDVELMGLLGVYSDPERDKRQHTMSVVYIGVPKDPSALAAGDDAAKAEVFPLGEWPELTFDHNKILGDFMTYVSENGGEGCVDGFPTQA from the coding sequence ATGGTAAAAATTCGACCGTGTCCCCATTGCGGTGAAGAAATTGAAGTCTATCGAAATCCCACGCCCACCGTGGATGTTGTGATTCTCATGTCGTCTGCCGAAGGAGATGGCGTGGTTCTCGTTGAGCGTAAGAATCCTCCGCTTGGTTGGGCATTACCTGGTGGGTTTGTGGATTATGGTGAGTCTTGTGAGGATGCGGCTATCCGTGAGATGAAGGAAGAAACTGGGCTGGATGTGGAGTTGATGGGGTTGCTTGGAGTTTATTCTGATCCGGAGCGCGACAAGCGGCAACATACCATGAGTGTGGTGTACATCGGCGTACCCAAAGACCCATCGGCATTGGCTGCAGGTGATGATGCCGCTAAGGCAGAAGTTTTTCCATTGGGTGAATGGCCTGAGTTGACCTTTGATCATAATAAGATCTTGGGCGACTTCATGACGTATGTTTCTGAGAACGGTGGAGAAGGGTGTGTTGACGGCTTTCCGACTCAGGCGTAG
- a CDS encoding response regulator, protein MRALIVEDEFLSRKVLRSFLMTLFEVDIVVNGREAVEAFKISHAEKQPYDLILMDIMMPEVDGIEALQKIRSIETDRGYKPKVKVIMTTALDDPQTVIKTFYDGEASAYIVKPIAKERLYDELEKLGLLNK, encoded by the coding sequence ATGCGCGCACTTATTGTTGAAGATGAATTTCTCAGCCGAAAGGTCCTCCGTTCATTTTTGATGACCCTTTTTGAAGTGGACATTGTTGTCAATGGAAGAGAAGCAGTAGAGGCATTCAAAATCAGTCATGCAGAAAAACAGCCCTATGATCTCATTCTCATGGATATCATGATGCCCGAAGTTGATGGGATTGAAGCGCTGCAAAAAATTCGATCCATTGAAACGGACAGAGGCTATAAACCAAAGGTCAAGGTCATAATGACCACGGCCCTCGACGACCCTCAAACGGTCATAAAAACTTTTTACGACGGTGAAGCTTCAGCTTACATCGTCAAGCCGATTGCTAAAGAAAGATTGTATGATGAGTTGGAAAAACTCGGACTCTTGAACAAGTAG
- a CDS encoding TrmH family RNA methyltransferase encodes MSREITEKRKQRIDQVLARRQKDLTMVMDNIWDPHNVSAVLRSCDAFGVFGVHLYYTTSEWPDLAKKSSASAKKWIQRTRHIDAASMVDDLRGQGMQILRTGFSETAKPVTAFDFTRPTAIILSNEHRGTSPELAELIQDEIYIPMHGMVQSFNVSVAAAIILYEASTQRDRAGMYETSSFSEDELETLKAEWYTR; translated from the coding sequence ATGTCTCGCGAAATAACAGAGAAAAGAAAACAACGGATCGATCAGGTTCTAGCCAGACGGCAGAAGGATCTGACTATGGTTATGGACAACATCTGGGATCCGCACAATGTTTCGGCTGTGCTGAGAAGTTGTGACGCTTTTGGCGTGTTCGGAGTCCATTTGTACTATACCACATCGGAGTGGCCGGACTTGGCCAAGAAAAGTTCGGCATCCGCAAAAAAGTGGATTCAGCGTACCCGTCATATTGATGCGGCGAGTATGGTGGACGACTTACGCGGCCAGGGAATGCAGATTCTCAGGACTGGATTTTCCGAAACGGCAAAGCCTGTTACCGCTTTTGATTTTACCCGTCCTACGGCAATAATCTTGAGTAATGAGCATCGGGGAACTTCTCCTGAACTGGCCGAGTTAATTCAAGATGAGATATACATCCCCATGCACGGTATGGTACAGAGCTTTAATGTTTCTGTGGCTGCGGCTATTATTTTGTACGAAGCCTCAACACAGCGGGATCGAGCCGGTATGTATGAAACCTCTTCGTTTTCCGAAGATGAACTCGAAACGCTGAAAGCTGAATGGTATACGCGATAG
- the gmhB gene encoding D-glycero-beta-D-manno-heptose 1,7-bisphosphate 7-phosphatase: protein MAQRCILLDRDGTIIFDKHYLHDPDGVELLPGAAQGLLRMQEMGYSLAVLTNQSGVGRGYYNETSVRACNDRMAELLARHGVILNGVFFCPHTPEDGCDCRKPNPGLMEQAVQALGFDPAESYMIGDKQADMGVGQATGATTILVRTGKGAEHEELCQNSADHVVDDLQAAADIIQSFEKN, encoded by the coding sequence ATGGCACAACGATGTATTCTTTTGGATCGCGACGGGACTATTATTTTTGATAAGCATTATCTGCACGATCCCGACGGTGTGGAATTGCTGCCTGGAGCCGCGCAAGGGCTTTTGCGGATGCAGGAGATGGGATATTCTCTGGCCGTGTTAACCAATCAGAGCGGTGTTGGGCGCGGGTATTACAACGAGACGTCCGTTCGTGCCTGTAACGATCGTATGGCCGAACTACTTGCGCGGCATGGTGTTATTCTCAATGGTGTTTTCTTTTGTCCTCACACGCCTGAAGATGGATGTGATTGTCGAAAACCGAATCCAGGTCTCATGGAGCAAGCTGTTCAAGCTTTAGGGTTTGATCCGGCTGAGAGTTACATGATCGGGGACAAGCAGGCAGACATGGGAGTGGGGCAAGCAACTGGTGCGACGACTATTCTTGTGCGAACCGGCAAAGGCGCTGAGCATGAGGAGTTATGTCAGAACTCGGCTGACCATGTTGTCGATGATTTGCAGGCTGCTGCCGATATTATCCAATCTTTCGAAAAGAATTAA
- a CDS encoding Hpt domain-containing protein translates to MSEDPMIEEFFSEVNDKYYPQVMEGLEMLEGADLGEGIEILARPLHTIKGVTGFMAGFEEASHFTHKIEDFLKKVQSGEVESSSENVTLLSRGVNMIFQVLEQLRDDNLDVEEQEEVLSLITEASSSGIAEAEVLGAGVEVEIRDTVTIIRVKDIRVHQDIHFKPIISAILGVEPGDSILLDLSEVLTFGSGAWGAVASMGTTFKIAACNLTPDAKVTLYSWGFDQTIAVYPDEDTYFTTQ, encoded by the coding sequence ATGAGCGAAGATCCTATGATCGAAGAGTTCTTCTCCGAGGTCAACGACAAATATTACCCCCAAGTCATGGAAGGGCTTGAGATGCTTGAAGGTGCCGACCTCGGCGAAGGCATCGAGATACTCGCACGCCCGTTGCATACGATTAAGGGCGTGACCGGATTCATGGCGGGTTTTGAAGAAGCATCTCACTTCACCCACAAAATCGAGGACTTCCTGAAAAAGGTCCAGTCTGGTGAAGTGGAATCCTCTTCGGAGAACGTCACCCTGCTTTCGCGGGGTGTGAACATGATCTTTCAGGTTCTTGAGCAACTCCGTGACGACAACCTCGACGTAGAAGAACAGGAAGAAGTCCTCTCCCTCATAACCGAAGCTTCAAGCAGCGGTATAGCCGAGGCCGAAGTCCTTGGTGCAGGCGTCGAAGTGGAAATACGCGACACTGTGACCATCATCCGCGTCAAAGACATCCGCGTCCATCAAGACATACACTTCAAACCGATCATTTCTGCAATTCTGGGAGTCGAACCGGGCGATTCCATTCTGCTCGACCTCTCCGAAGTGCTGACTTTCGGCTCCGGAGCCTGGGGTGCTGTGGCCAGTATGGGGACGACATTCAAGATTGCCGCTTGCAATCTCACACCAGATGCCAAAGTAACATTGTATTCCTGGGGATTCGACCAGACCATTGCCGTCTACCCGGACGAAGACACCTATTTCACGACTCAATAA
- a CDS encoding L-threonylcarbamoyladenylate synthase, which produces MHDLLKVMNSGGVVLYPTETLYAVGCDATSQEACEKVATIKGRAEDKPLPLIIGGMDMLELVTEEKSSHLIHLAELFWPGPLSILVKALPELPELLSDDEGYTSVRYSGHPFAAELSRRMKRPLVATSANISDKPSVALPESIDSELLELVDKAYLDPPWPRGNKPSTVVRLVGASQLEVLREGAVTVKMLCDKGYSVSVKTS; this is translated from the coding sequence ATGCATGATTTACTGAAGGTCATGAACTCCGGCGGCGTCGTTCTCTACCCTACTGAGACGTTGTATGCCGTAGGATGTGACGCAACAAGTCAGGAAGCGTGTGAAAAAGTGGCGACCATCAAAGGTCGTGCAGAAGATAAACCACTTCCGTTGATTATCGGTGGCATGGATATGCTCGAACTGGTTACCGAGGAGAAGTCCTCTCATTTGATTCATTTGGCCGAACTTTTTTGGCCTGGTCCTTTGTCCATTTTGGTCAAGGCGTTGCCAGAATTGCCGGAACTGTTGTCTGATGATGAGGGATATACTTCAGTTCGATATAGCGGACATCCATTCGCCGCAGAGTTGTCCCGTCGTATGAAGAGGCCACTTGTTGCCACCAGTGCAAATATCTCTGACAAGCCCTCGGTGGCTCTTCCCGAAAGCATTGATTCGGAATTGCTTGAACTGGTTGATAAGGCCTACCTTGATCCGCCGTGGCCCCGTGGTAACAAGCCTTCAACGGTTGTCCGGCTGGTTGGTGCTTCTCAGTTGGAAGTTCTCAGAGAAGGTGCGGTGACCGTCAAAATGCTTTGCGACAAAGGATATTCCGTTTCCGTGAAGACATCGTGA
- the pdxA gene encoding 4-hydroxythreonine-4-phosphate dehydrogenase PdxA has translation MRTLCITLGDPCGLGPELVVRHFVDAPSVTDRFLLLGSLSAMDRELERVGEIRFFEVLDDPAQISEKNAGVYLFEPATLFGLEYPLGQACTNGGRAAGVSLDMAVEVLKSGLADGLLTCPLNKAMLQSAGFDFPGHTEFLAEKLGVGADQVCMHLCGHDPDDDRPKLRVSLATTHPRLSDVPALVTEERLLRCLHLTTDFVHTLGLEGPVGVCGLNPHAGESGRIGDEEIKTIIPALETARREGLDVVGPIPGDTIFYFAAKGEYSAVLAMYHDQGLAPLKLLHFSQAVNVTLGLPYPRTSPDHGTGYDIVGTGEASIQSFRAALDMVQRLVEAKG, from the coding sequence ATGCGCACATTGTGTATCACTCTTGGCGACCCGTGCGGTCTCGGCCCTGAGCTTGTTGTCCGGCATTTTGTTGATGCTCCTTCGGTCACTGATCGATTCTTGTTGCTTGGATCGCTTTCGGCAATGGATAGGGAGCTTGAAAGAGTCGGTGAGATCCGTTTCTTCGAGGTACTGGATGATCCGGCACAGATCAGCGAAAAAAATGCGGGAGTTTATCTTTTTGAGCCTGCGACACTTTTCGGGTTGGAGTATCCTCTTGGACAGGCCTGCACCAATGGAGGCAGGGCCGCCGGAGTCAGTTTGGATATGGCGGTCGAGGTACTCAAATCCGGTCTGGCTGATGGTTTACTTACTTGTCCATTGAATAAGGCCATGCTTCAGTCTGCTGGATTTGATTTCCCGGGACATACGGAATTTTTGGCTGAAAAACTTGGTGTGGGTGCGGATCAGGTTTGTATGCATCTGTGTGGTCATGATCCAGATGATGATAGGCCCAAGTTGCGTGTGAGTCTGGCGACTACCCACCCGCGTCTCAGTGATGTTCCGGCGCTTGTGACCGAGGAACGGCTGTTGCGTTGTTTGCATCTGACCACTGACTTTGTGCATACGTTGGGGCTTGAAGGCCCTGTAGGTGTGTGTGGCCTCAATCCTCATGCCGGTGAGTCTGGTCGAATAGGGGATGAGGAAATCAAGACTATTATTCCCGCCCTTGAAACGGCGCGTCGTGAAGGGCTTGATGTCGTTGGTCCTATTCCGGGTGATACCATTTTTTACTTTGCGGCCAAAGGTGAGTATTCGGCTGTGCTTGCCATGTATCACGATCAGGGTTTGGCCCCGCTCAAGCTGTTGCATTTCAGTCAGGCGGTGAATGTGACTCTTGGGTTACCGTACCCTCGTACTTCGCCGGACCATGGTACAGGATATGATATCGTGGGCACTGGTGAGGCATCCATACAGAGTTTTCGGGCTGCTTTGGATATGGTACAGCGGCTTGTTGAGGCAAAGGGGTAA